A stretch of DNA from Bacillus alveayuensis:
AAAAGCTACCTCTTATTTCTTGGAAGTTAAAGGGGCTTGCTTTCTTATTTTGGCAGTTCTAAGAATAATCGACGATCGGAAATAATGAAAATAATACATAGTGAATTTAGTCTGGAGGGAATATCATGCGTCAAAGTGGTAGAAGACCGGATGAGCTTAGACAAGTACAAATCGTGACAGATTTTGTTAAACATCCAGAAGGATCTGTATTAATATCTGTAGGGGATACAAAAGTTATTTGCAATGCAAGTATTGAAGATCGTGTCCCTCCGTTTATGCGTGGAGAAGGTAAAGGATGGATTACGGCAGAATATGCTATGCTGCCGCGGGCGACGGAGCAAAGAACGATCCGTGAATCAACAAAAGGGAAAATTTCTGGCCGGACAATGGAAATTCAACGTTTAATTGGACGAGCGTTACGGGCAGTAGTGGATTTAGATCAATTAGGTGAACGGACGATATGGATAGATTGTGACGTAATTCAGGCAGACGGTGGAACAAGAACCGCTGCTATAACAGGGTCGTTTATTGCGATTGTACTTGCTCTTAGTAAAATGGTGGAAAAAGGAGAGCTAAAAGAGCTGCCGGTGACTCGTTTTTTAGCTGCAACATCTGTTGGAATTGTTCGGGAACATGGAGCTATATTAGATTTAGATTACGCAGAAGACTCAATAGCAGAAGTAGACATGAATATTGTGATGACTTCTGACGGACAATTTGTTGAATTACAAGGGACAGGAGAAGAAGCAACCTTTTCGAAAGAACAATTATTCAAATTATTAGAGTTAGCTGAAAGTGGCATTAGGCAGTTATTTGAGTTCCAAAAAGAAGCATTAGGTGATTTAGCAGAAAAAATAGGGGAAAACTTTGAGGAAAAGAAAGAGGAACAATCATGAAAGAATTAATAATTGCTTCAAAAAATGAAGGAAAAGTTCGGGAATTTAAAGAAATGTTGGAGCCAAAGGGTTTCAAGGTGTTATCACTGCTTGATTTAAATGAAGCGCCAGATGTAGAGGAAACGGGAAAAACGTTTGAGGAAAATGCCATTTTAAAAGCTGAAACCATTTCGAATATGTTGAAAAAACCCGTTATTGCAGATGACTCAGGCCTATCTATTGATGCACTGAACGGTGAGCCTGGAGTTTATTCGGCACGATATGCAGGGAATGAGAAAAATGATGAAAAAAATATTGAAAAAGTATTGGAAAAATTAAAAGGTGTTCCTCATGAACAACGGACAGCCCGATTTCAATGTGTACTCGCACTAGCAATTCCAGGGCAAAAAACGATAACAGTAGAAGGTGTTTGCGAAGGTATCATTACAAAACAACCAATTGGGCAAAACGGTTTTGGCTATGATCCTATTTTTTATGTTCAAGAAAAAGGTAAAACAATGGCACAATTAGAAAAAAAAGAAAAAAATCAAATAAGCCATCGTGCCAATGCATTAAAGAAACTAGAGAAAATAATTAATCATTGGGGAGAATTTAACCATGAAAGTGCTGATCATTAGCGATAGTCATGGAAACATTGAATCGTTAAAAAAGATCAAGGAGCGACATCAAGATGAAGTAGAGGCTATGATTCATTGTGGTGACTCTGAACTTCAAGTTGGATGTGAGGCTCTATTAGATATGCTTGTTGTACGGGGAAATTGTGATTTTGATTCATTTCCAAACGAAATCATTCAAGATATAGGCTCGCTCCGTTTTTTCGTTACACATGGACATTTATATTCTGTAAAATCAACATTAATGAAGTTAAAATATAGAGCAATAGAAGCTGGAGCAAACATTGTTTGTTTTGGTCATTCACATATCCTAGGAGCGGAAATGGTAGAAGGAATATTATTTATTAATCCAGGTAGTATCAGCTTTCCAAGGATGCGAAAAGAAAAAACATATGTTATACTACAAATAGACAACGGCCAAGCAAACGTCGATTTTTACGACGAAAATGGAGAATTATTAAAGCATATGTCCACTGCTTTTCAAATTGCTTAACCATCTTGAGGGAGAATTTTTTCTCCCTCAAAAAAATAAAAAAAGTTATTGACTTTATTGAGTTATATAAGTATAATAACAATTGTCGTTGATGTGTTTGAAAAATAAATATCATGTCCCAGTAGCTCAGCTGGATAGAGCACGTACGAGTTTGCTTCATTGAGGAGCATCAGCGTACCGCTCGAGCCACATCTTGAATAAACATTCTGAGAGCGGGACGACAAAAATCCATTTGTTAAATTGATAAATTAAATATATTTGTGTAATTAGGTCCCAGTAGCTCAGCTGGATAGAGCAACGGCCTTCTAAGCCGTCGGTCGGGAGTTCGAATCTCTCCTGGGACGCCATTCCTTTTACATATAATTACCCTTTCCTATATGGAAAGGGTTTTTTATTTTAGTTGATGTTTTTATTTTAGTTGATGGGCTGAAAAATTTTGGCTATTTGATTTCGGGAAACGAAAAGGTCATAAAAAATTTTTTAAAAATTTTTCTTATTATGGAAATGTGATAATGACAAGGATGAAAGCGGTAACATATAAATTTTTAAATCAAAATAATCTAATAATTCTCAAAAATGGTGTTGACTCTTTTGAAAAATGGTCGTAATATAACTTCAAACAAACTTACTCCAACATACAAAATTGATTCATACACTTTAAGA
This window harbors:
- a CDS encoding putative phosphoesterase (product_source=TIGR00040; cath_funfam=3.60.21.10; cog=COG0622; ko=KO:K07095; pfam=PF12850; superfamily=56300; tigrfam=TIGR00040); translation: MKVLIISDSHGNIESLKKIKERHQDEVEAMIHCGDSELQVGCEALLDMLVVRGNCDFDSFPNEIIQDIGSLRFFVTHGHLYSVKSTLMKLKYRAIEAGANIVCFGHSHILGAEMVEGILFINPGSISFPRMRKEKTYVILQIDNGQANVDFYDENGELLKHMSTAFQIA
- a CDS encoding XTP/dITP diphosphohydrolase (product_source=KO:K02428; cath_funfam=3.90.950.10; cog=COG0127; ko=KO:K02428; pfam=PF01725; superfamily=52972; tigrfam=TIGR00042) translates to MKELIIASKNEGKVREFKEMLEPKGFKVLSLLDLNEAPDVEETGKTFEENAILKAETISNMLKKPVIADDSGLSIDALNGEPGVYSARYAGNEKNDEKNIEKVLEKLKGVPHEQRTARFQCVLALAIPGQKTITVEGVCEGIITKQPIGQNGFGYDPIFYVQEKGKTMAQLEKKEKNQISHRANALKKLEKIINHWGEFNHESADH
- a CDS encoding ribonuclease PH (product_source=KO:K00989; cath_funfam=3.30.230.70; cog=COG0689; ko=KO:K00989; pfam=PF01138,PF03725; superfamily=54211; tigrfam=TIGR01966), encoding MRQSGRRPDELRQVQIVTDFVKHPEGSVLISVGDTKVICNASIEDRVPPFMRGEGKGWITAEYAMLPRATEQRTIRESTKGKISGRTMEIQRLIGRALRAVVDLDQLGERTIWIDCDVIQADGGTRTAAITGSFIAIVLALSKMVEKGELKELPVTRFLAATSVGIVREHGAILDLDYAEDSIAEVDMNIVMTSDGQFVELQGTGEEATFSKEQLFKLLELAESGIRQLFEFQKEALGDLAEKIGENFEEKKEEQS